The proteins below come from a single Holdemania massiliensis genomic window:
- a CDS encoding FAD-dependent oxidoreductase, producing the protein MKKLVSFILVSLLAATCVTGCSSAPTPSAAPESNTAYKAGTYTSTQTGMGGPIEVKTTFSDAAIESIEVGDNNETLMVGTEAIRILSEKIVANQSLGVDTVSGATYSSLALINGVKDCAQQAGADIEALQAVKVEEETYADQTHEAEILIVGGGLSGITAALSAAQNGAQVILLEQKEYLGGNSVLSTGDFLLGGTSLQAAQGIEDNADDFYQWQIDDSEGKKDPNQCRMIADNGQTLIDWFESMGVHYNTTKIDKTDGSEVARGHAVSPNIATAVSTLIGAMEKAGVDIRYQTRIDTLLVDDNGHVNGVSGTDAAGNRVEYTGENIVLASGGWGDNNEMIVKYWGEDYDGLVYGGSKGMDGAMLNAALELGAGLIDMDDKHVDATLEVNKHITVTTNIVRNCGGILIRQSTGQRFCDEQASHSEVASKVMHELGDPYYYEIFDSHAVDYNESVAYKINSYQNMGLMVEYDSIEAMAKALEVDEAVLKETIDKVNATVRGETEDEFGRERFFQELEAPYYVMKVANGVACTTGGLRVNDLLQVVKEDGTPVSDNLYAIGEIAGGYLVKYIGGSSLSHSAIGGMVLGKQLAAQ; encoded by the coding sequence ATGAAAAAACTTGTTTCATTTATTCTGGTTTCACTGTTGGCGGCGACTTGCGTTACCGGCTGTTCGTCAGCCCCGACTCCATCGGCAGCGCCAGAATCCAACACGGCTTACAAAGCTGGAACGTATACTTCAACTCAGACGGGGATGGGCGGTCCGATTGAAGTTAAAACGACATTCAGCGATGCAGCGATCGAATCCATTGAGGTCGGCGATAACAACGAAACGTTGATGGTGGGAACCGAAGCAATCCGAATCCTATCGGAAAAGATCGTGGCCAATCAATCGTTGGGGGTGGATACCGTCAGCGGAGCTACCTATTCCAGCTTGGCTTTGATCAATGGGGTGAAGGACTGTGCTCAACAGGCCGGTGCGGATATTGAAGCACTCCAGGCCGTCAAGGTAGAGGAAGAAACGTATGCAGACCAGACCCATGAGGCCGAAATTCTGATTGTCGGCGGCGGCTTGTCCGGAATTACCGCGGCGTTGTCCGCGGCGCAGAACGGCGCACAGGTGATTCTGCTGGAACAAAAAGAATATCTTGGCGGCAATTCCGTTTTATCAACAGGAGACTTCCTGTTGGGCGGAACTTCGCTGCAGGCAGCGCAGGGAATTGAAGACAATGCCGACGATTTCTATCAATGGCAGATCGACGACAGCGAGGGTAAAAAAGATCCGAACCAATGCCGGATGATCGCTGACAACGGTCAGACGCTGATCGACTGGTTCGAAAGCATGGGCGTTCATTACAATACCACAAAGATCGACAAGACCGATGGTTCCGAGGTCGCCCGCGGTCATGCCGTTTCACCGAATATCGCAACCGCGGTTTCCACTTTGATCGGCGCAATGGAAAAAGCCGGCGTTGATATCCGCTATCAAACCCGGATTGATACACTGCTGGTCGATGATAACGGTCATGTCAATGGCGTTTCAGGAACGGATGCCGCGGGAAATCGGGTAGAGTATACCGGTGAGAACATTGTATTGGCCAGCGGCGGCTGGGGTGACAACAATGAAATGATCGTCAAATACTGGGGTGAAGACTATGACGGTCTGGTTTATGGCGGTTCCAAGGGCATGGATGGTGCGATGCTCAATGCCGCGCTTGAACTGGGCGCTGGTTTAATTGATATGGATGATAAACATGTCGATGCTACGCTGGAAGTCAACAAACACATCACAGTAACAACCAACATTGTCAGAAACTGCGGCGGTATTCTGATCCGTCAGTCAACAGGACAGCGCTTCTGCGATGAACAGGCCAGTCACAGCGAGGTGGCATCGAAGGTGATGCATGAACTGGGTGATCCGTATTATTATGAAATCTTCGACAGCCATGCGGTGGATTATAATGAATCGGTCGCATATAAAATCAACTCTTATCAGAATATGGGGCTGATGGTCGAATATGACTCGATTGAAGCGATGGCGAAGGCCTTGGAAGTGGATGAAGCCGTTCTGAAAGAAACGATTGATAAAGTTAATGCCACAGTCCGCGGTGAAACAGAGGATGAATTCGGCAGAGAACGCTTCTTCCAGGAACTGGAAGCTCCTTATTATGTCATGAAGGTTGCCAACGGCGTCGCCTGCACTACCGGCGGACTGCGGGTTAATGATTTGCTGCAGGTCGTCAAGGAGGACGGAACTCCGGTATCGGATAATCTGTATGCCATCGGTGAAATTGCGGGTGGTTATCTGGTTAAGTATATCGGCGGCAGCTCCTTATCGCATTCAGCGATCGGCGGAATGGTGCTGGGTAAGCAGTTAGCGGCACAGTAA
- a CDS encoding LysR family transcriptional regulator, whose product MNLQDYQSLIAVAEAGSFSAAAKKIYVSQPNISHHITNLEKELGVKLIERTTPIVLTPAGERCLVLAKEILALCDKMKEVARDENQLAGKKLRLGYVNMRTREILMEEVRKFEKAYPDAQVQFAFYDYASAIEALRSRQTDLIITGQLSITDQPGIENQLIQSAGLVVVAPKRHPLTLQKELKFSDLRGYPLIIRKRERYPQEYDQMIEECRNHQIAEAVVQEEMTAENYFAQIEMGKVLGIAGGGMLLKYFMKELVGLPLTDSLPQYGVVLAWRQNDDNPAISKFVKLAVK is encoded by the coding sequence ATGAATTTACAAGATTATCAGTCGCTGATCGCCGTTGCGGAAGCCGGGAGTTTTTCTGCGGCGGCGAAAAAAATCTATGTCAGTCAGCCCAATATCTCCCATCACATTACCAATTTGGAAAAGGAACTGGGCGTCAAGCTGATCGAACGGACAACGCCGATTGTCCTTACGCCCGCAGGGGAACGCTGCTTAGTTCTGGCGAAAGAAATTCTGGCGCTTTGCGACAAGATGAAAGAAGTAGCCAGAGATGAGAATCAGCTCGCCGGAAAAAAACTGCGGCTGGGTTATGTCAATATGCGGACACGGGAAATTTTGATGGAAGAAGTCAGAAAATTTGAAAAAGCCTATCCGGACGCTCAGGTTCAGTTCGCCTTCTATGATTATGCCTCTGCCATTGAAGCGCTGCGAAGCAGGCAGACAGATCTGATTATTACCGGACAGCTGAGCATTACGGATCAGCCAGGAATAGAGAACCAATTAATCCAATCCGCAGGTTTGGTTGTGGTTGCACCCAAAAGGCATCCGCTGACCCTGCAGAAAGAACTAAAATTTTCTGACTTGCGAGGGTATCCGCTGATCATCCGCAAACGTGAGCGTTATCCTCAGGAATACGACCAGATGATTGAGGAATGCCGTAATCATCAGATTGCGGAGGCTGTCGTTCAGGAAGAAATGACGGCAGAAAACTATTTTGCGCAGATTGAGATGGGCAAAGTTTTGGGCATTGCCGGCGGCGGAATGCTTTTAAAATATTTTATGAAAGAACTGGTGGGGTTGCCATTAACGGACAGTCTGCCGCAGTATGGGGTTGTCCTGGCTTGGCGTCAGAATGATGACAATCCAGCAATTTCCAAATTTGTAAAACTGGCAGTGAAATAG
- a CDS encoding M56 family metallopeptidase translates to MRTLTTLFQTILNMSVAASIVAAAIMVVRLPLKKAPKIFSYALWGFVLIRLVMPFSFTSRVSVLSVASPEVSEGRVQFVVPSVNQSQNPIPAPIMNTGETAVNTSGFQTNGSAASQNSDGQSGMTVGANNPASGNSSEPLDELSGGDELVSPLTPISPLLQLASVIWVVGMIGYAGLLIINSLTLRHRLRYAMRVKQNIYECEAITSPFIYGLFHPKIYLPMDLDLRQQKYVLTHERIHLRRYDYVFKMIGSLVLMFHWFNPILWYSYILMSKDMEMACDEAVVRRLGQNGRINYGMTLLQFASRPTITALSFSESNTKLRIRNILNYKKPTFWVLAAGIAACLLLAVPLLSNPAFGKDQRQINELLNQAAEAQIASVDMVVNLNEPYNQYQWSIIPMIDQNLVIVSGEQNLQRRVAIAYDLSKAEVIAADLKLSGWKAEQCADLADLLYQLYVDNYVISEAFNNVNLALGDHLTSIDYCTVFESLGPIRLSYGSNSDQLVIKFTKVGQTEGGQLAYDKNLDRLFVNTSANQLNLSEDFWKEFAAMIRLYDEQEVVQKYTCAILEDGRFSCPDYFASLPQNASSVAPLLAWKQDYDISEDYDVIGWDLTDDETADRTRIPVLAIAPGTISEVGEDEQGRRYIRMDHPDLGISTFYGGLNDRVYRLAGESIGYYGQLLGYLSTENLPEDQRPSLHFAVLSEGQTVNELTPYLQYAMASAIRMNVFEIQDYTFEINEEKLAQIDMLVAESNAYAEYNSRMPLVDRYYAQQSAVSVTAQPTDFPTLNITQELGTNKLYIDRDYRLDETQRNVIPGVDGNFMIMVSLDRSPTLGEHTSYECNAYFPELSVWLNTTYNPQTQQYSTVDMNIEDEALIEATYAMFDELNDRIRRTDERALDLAAQIIQVITDEQPAEFNLEPLASMFAQ, encoded by the coding sequence ATGAGGACACTGACAACGCTTTTTCAGACAATTTTAAATATGAGTGTGGCTGCCAGTATCGTCGCTGCAGCCATCATGGTCGTGCGGCTGCCGTTAAAGAAAGCCCCTAAAATTTTTTCTTACGCCCTGTGGGGATTCGTTTTAATCCGTCTGGTCATGCCGTTTTCCTTTACCAGTCGGGTCAGCGTTTTGTCTGTGGCCAGTCCTGAGGTTTCTGAAGGCCGCGTCCAGTTTGTCGTTCCTTCTGTAAATCAGTCCCAGAATCCAATCCCTGCACCGATTATGAATACCGGGGAAACCGCTGTGAACACTTCAGGATTCCAGACAAACGGCAGTGCTGCGAGTCAGAATAGCGATGGGCAGTCTGGAATGACGGTGGGGGCCAATAATCCTGCATCAGGCAATTCCTCTGAACCGCTGGATGAGCTAAGCGGCGGTGATGAGCTGGTTTCTCCGTTAACGCCAATTTCTCCGCTTCTGCAGCTGGCCAGCGTGATCTGGGTCGTGGGCATGATCGGCTATGCCGGGCTGCTGATCATCAACAGTTTAACTCTGCGTCACCGACTGCGTTATGCCATGCGTGTGAAACAGAATATTTATGAGTGTGAGGCGATCACTTCGCCGTTTATCTATGGTTTATTTCACCCCAAAATTTATCTGCCGATGGATTTGGATCTCCGCCAGCAAAAATATGTGTTAACGCATGAGCGGATTCATCTGCGGCGTTATGACTATGTATTTAAGATGATCGGTTCGCTGGTCTTGATGTTCCATTGGTTTAATCCGATCCTGTGGTATTCCTACATCCTGATGAGCAAGGATATGGAAATGGCCTGCGATGAAGCCGTCGTGCGCCGTTTAGGTCAAAACGGACGAATTAATTACGGCATGACACTGCTGCAGTTCGCGTCACGGCCGACGATCACGGCGCTGTCCTTCAGTGAAAGCAACACGAAGCTGCGGATCAGAAACATCCTGAATTATAAAAAACCGACATTTTGGGTGCTGGCTGCCGGAATCGCAGCATGCCTGCTTTTAGCGGTGCCGCTGCTCAGTAATCCAGCTTTTGGCAAGGATCAGCGGCAGATCAATGAACTGCTGAATCAAGCGGCAGAGGCTCAGATTGCCAGTGTGGATATGGTCGTCAACCTGAATGAACCGTATAATCAATATCAATGGTCGATCATCCCGATGATTGATCAGAATTTAGTCATTGTGAGCGGGGAGCAGAACCTGCAGCGCAGAGTGGCCATCGCTTATGATTTAAGCAAGGCGGAGGTTATCGCCGCCGACTTGAAATTGTCCGGATGGAAAGCCGAACAATGCGCAGACTTGGCTGATCTGCTTTATCAGCTCTATGTGGATAACTATGTGATATCCGAGGCTTTCAATAACGTCAATCTGGCGTTGGGAGATCATCTGACTTCAATTGATTACTGTACGGTATTTGAATCACTGGGACCGATACGGTTAAGCTATGGTTCTAATTCAGATCAGCTGGTGATTAAATTTACAAAGGTGGGTCAGACAGAAGGCGGTCAGCTTGCTTATGATAAGAATTTAGATCGGTTATTTGTAAACACGTCGGCGAATCAGCTGAATTTATCGGAAGACTTCTGGAAAGAATTTGCGGCGATGATACGGCTTTATGATGAACAGGAAGTCGTTCAAAAGTACACGTGTGCGATATTGGAAGATGGTCGTTTTAGTTGCCCAGATTACTTTGCTTCACTTCCGCAAAATGCATCCAGCGTCGCTCCGTTATTGGCTTGGAAGCAGGACTATGACATCAGTGAAGACTATGACGTCATCGGGTGGGATCTGACCGACGATGAAACTGCAGACCGCACTCGAATTCCAGTGCTTGCGATTGCACCGGGAACGATTAGTGAAGTAGGAGAAGATGAACAAGGCCGGCGGTATATTCGGATGGATCATCCGGATCTGGGGATCAGCACCTTCTATGGTGGCCTGAATGACAGAGTTTACCGACTAGCTGGAGAAAGTATCGGATATTATGGTCAATTATTAGGTTATTTGTCGACTGAGAATTTGCCGGAAGATCAGCGTCCAAGCCTACATTTTGCGGTATTGTCCGAGGGTCAAACGGTCAACGAACTGACGCCTTATCTGCAATATGCGATGGCATCAGCAATCCGGATGAACGTTTTTGAAATACAGGATTATACATTTGAAATCAATGAAGAGAAGCTCGCCCAGATTGATATGCTTGTGGCTGAGTCGAATGCATATGCTGAATACAACAGCCGTATGCCGCTTGTCGATCGTTACTATGCTCAGCAGTCAGCGGTTTCCGTTACGGCGCAGCCTACAGATTTCCCAACGTTAAATATTACGCAGGAGTTAGGAACAAACAAACTCTACATTGACCGCGATTACCGATTAGACGAAACTCAGCGAAATGTGATTCCTGGAGTTGACGGAAACTTTATGATTATGGTAAGTCTTGACCGCAGCCCGACATTGGGCGAGCATACGTCTTATGAATGCAATGCTTATTTTCCAGAACTCTCTGTTTGGCTGAATACCACATATAATCCACAGACTCAACAATATTCAACAGTGGATATGAATATTGAGGATGAGGCTTTGATCGAAGCCACCTATGCGATGTTTGATGAGCTTAACGACCGCATCCGCAGAACCGATGAGCGGGCTTTGGATCTGGCCG
- a CDS encoding peptidoglycan DD-metalloendopeptidase family protein — protein sequence MNQFIIISAVLGILSYILMDPKLAQSEFLRRKSSSRLLIGESTFIFLCFIPCLFWLPIFTLWVMGIAVSVGFFFHDRRLVHRIKAERIDQTSVYATNLPTAFVTCEKQPKIVLPADLEAVQKRWILAHELYHIRHNHHYLKLAFGLLRMLFWFNPGAYLLYSIGTEILEQRCNAAVEKELTAAERIKYQNLQRQLTTSTNLFVLGFSDQKKRPDLNSDEKQKNQAKSQPQTGKKKLILAAGMGFAAAVFLIGILFFWMSASNRFGQDQAALEKLLAENPRNKDNEMAVLAPMPQGLEDYECSLIPLNNTQEILVFIDRDGISEAQLVWNIKQDKLVKAYLPAKQTTLSEERCLEAAQTAGRYYRNEEELKQAREKAIEYSGGELIIINECAAFPEFDLFQLRFGPVDNTQFYIEMGAHYKLLWNRQNHKLDRISGGFYRTSISEQRLEEIAAQTAGFYEQSVDQTKLCYIGEDQTILCPNNYYKIPKAIPFVYPAAMPQILSDSFEYGVQGLDIASQSGSLEVLAAAEGRVEKIGYDQEWGAYMILDHGHRKTFYGGLSDQIWMETWSQVEQGQVIATMREENTPAHVHFAVLENNQAAADSRKYLEYSLIRGRQIQVPERVQTQYTIDKTQWKEIVQLVKGSTAFEEYTPNFTPKVEHNYGTPISEIMVTAQPNDFSTLTLVQNSEDNQFDISRSYLFKVLNTEVLPGCSMNLVVNVVVKQKAGKSSAEIAVNVDLNDHQYSAEGIYDPEKRILIQNDVLMSYMDADAEIRSAVVARIEEIMEKAQQIDEKALALSDQILQIITGGQPISVVTSSLYEVLGR from the coding sequence ATGAATCAATTTATTATCATTTCGGCAGTTTTGGGAATTCTGAGTTATATTCTGATGGATCCAAAGCTGGCTCAATCAGAATTTTTGCGTAGAAAAAGTTCCAGTCGGCTTTTAATTGGGGAAAGCACCTTCATTTTCCTCTGTTTTATCCCTTGTCTTTTCTGGCTGCCAATCTTTACTCTGTGGGTCATGGGAATCGCGGTATCCGTTGGTTTTTTCTTCCATGATAGACGGCTTGTGCATAGAATTAAAGCTGAAAGAATTGATCAGACATCTGTATACGCGACAAATTTGCCGACGGCGTTTGTGACCTGCGAAAAACAGCCTAAAATTGTTCTTCCAGCTGATCTTGAGGCAGTCCAGAAGCGCTGGATTCTTGCCCATGAACTCTACCATATCAGACACAATCACCATTACCTAAAATTAGCTTTCGGTCTTTTGAGAATGCTTTTCTGGTTTAATCCGGGAGCTTATCTGCTTTACAGCATTGGAACTGAAATTTTAGAGCAGCGCTGTAATGCGGCTGTGGAAAAGGAATTGACGGCTGCAGAAAGGATCAAGTATCAAAACCTGCAGCGCCAGCTCACTACATCAACAAACCTCTTTGTACTTGGCTTCAGCGATCAAAAGAAAAGACCTGATCTGAACTCTGATGAAAAACAGAAGAATCAAGCAAAATCTCAGCCGCAGACCGGAAAGAAGAAACTCATTTTAGCCGCAGGTATGGGATTTGCGGCTGCGGTGTTTTTGATCGGCATTCTGTTCTTTTGGATGTCTGCGTCAAACCGGTTTGGTCAGGATCAGGCAGCTCTGGAGAAACTGTTGGCGGAGAATCCGCGAAACAAAGACAATGAAATGGCCGTGCTTGCCCCGATGCCTCAAGGATTAGAAGACTATGAATGCTCGCTGATACCACTGAACAACACGCAGGAAATTCTTGTTTTTATCGATCGGGATGGTATTTCCGAAGCTCAGCTCGTATGGAATATCAAGCAGGATAAGCTCGTTAAAGCTTATCTTCCTGCGAAACAAACGACTTTGTCAGAAGAACGATGTCTGGAAGCCGCGCAGACCGCAGGCCGTTACTACAGGAATGAAGAAGAATTAAAACAGGCTCGGGAGAAGGCCATCGAGTATTCCGGCGGGGAACTGATCATCATTAACGAATGCGCAGCATTTCCGGAATTTGATCTGTTTCAGCTTCGGTTTGGCCCTGTTGACAATACGCAGTTTTATATTGAAATGGGCGCCCATTATAAACTGCTTTGGAATCGTCAAAATCATAAGCTGGATCGGATATCCGGCGGATTCTATCGGACCTCGATCAGCGAACAGCGGCTGGAGGAAATTGCGGCGCAGACGGCAGGGTTTTATGAACAATCGGTGGATCAGACCAAGCTTTGCTATATCGGAGAAGATCAAACAATCCTATGTCCGAATAATTATTATAAAATTCCTAAAGCGATTCCGTTTGTTTATCCGGCGGCGATGCCTCAAATACTCTCAGATTCTTTTGAGTACGGCGTACAGGGTCTGGATATCGCGAGCCAGTCCGGCAGTCTGGAAGTGCTGGCGGCAGCGGAGGGGCGGGTGGAAAAGATCGGTTATGATCAAGAATGGGGAGCCTATATGATATTGGATCATGGTCACCGCAAGACTTTTTATGGTGGATTGAGTGATCAAATCTGGATGGAAACCTGGAGTCAAGTGGAACAGGGACAAGTTATCGCAACCATGAGGGAGGAGAATACCCCTGCCCATGTTCATTTCGCAGTGCTGGAAAACAATCAGGCAGCTGCTGACAGCCGGAAATATCTTGAATATTCGCTGATTCGCGGCCGGCAGATTCAAGTTCCGGAACGTGTCCAGACCCAATATACTATTGATAAGACGCAATGGAAAGAAATTGTGCAGCTGGTCAAAGGCAGCACAGCCTTTGAAGAATATACCCCGAACTTTACGCCGAAGGTTGAACATAATTACGGTACTCCGATTTCTGAGATTATGGTGACAGCTCAGCCCAATGACTTCTCGACACTGACCCTTGTTCAAAATTCAGAAGATAATCAATTTGACATCAGCCGAAGCTACTTGTTTAAAGTTCTGAATACTGAAGTGCTTCCAGGGTGCTCAATGAATCTTGTCGTCAATGTGGTCGTCAAACAGAAAGCAGGCAAATCCTCAGCAGAGATTGCGGTTAACGTTGATCTCAATGATCATCAGTATTCGGCTGAGGGAATTTATGATCCGGAAAAACGAATCCTGATTCAAAATGATGTGCTTATGAGCTATATGGATGCGGATGCAGAAATCCGCAGCGCCGTTGTCGCGCGGATTGAGGAAATAATGGAAAAAGCCCAGCAGATTGATGAAAAGGCATTAGCGCTTAGCGATCAGATCCTGCAGATTATTACCGGTGGCCAACCGATATCTGTCGTCACGAGTTCACTGTATGAAGTGCTTGGACGATAA
- a CDS encoding BlaI/MecI/CopY family transcriptional regulator has translation MRLTSAEFRFMDLLWEREPVSSGELVTVCDQKFGWKKSTTYTFIKRLQDKGVIANEKSIVRALYKRDECEREESSEVVDQVFKGSLPQFVTAFLQDRKLSEKEIDELKDLLDRQKKKK, from the coding sequence ATGAGATTAACATCTGCGGAATTTCGTTTTATGGATCTGTTGTGGGAAAGGGAGCCGGTCTCTTCCGGAGAGCTGGTCACGGTGTGTGATCAGAAGTTTGGCTGGAAGAAGTCGACAACGTACACTTTCATCAAAAGGCTTCAGGATAAAGGCGTCATCGCCAATGAAAAATCCATCGTCCGTGCCCTGTACAAACGGGACGAATGTGAAAGGGAGGAAAGCAGTGAAGTCGTAGATCAGGTGTTTAAAGGTTCTTTGCCGCAGTTTGTCACCGCTTTTTTGCAGGATCGCAAGTTGTCTGAAAAAGAAATCGACGAATTGAAAGACTTGTTGGATCGTCAGAAAAAGAAAAAATGA
- a CDS encoding FMN-binding protein: MDKKRKVLMTMQRMGVSLLVLYMASGCVSKDADTPLPESKVNVKTDKETEEDKTIQTPIPADPEFDQVKNPKEDRVIMSEDEINRMVSKFPDDGLYYGSADGRWGEISVAVKIENGLITNIAVDQYETKGIGDVACDEIGKRMIESQSTEVDILGGATISSNAMINAVNQALSLEGK, from the coding sequence ATGGATAAAAAGCGGAAAGTTTTAATGACAATGCAGAGGATGGGAGTTTCGCTGCTTGTTCTATATATGGCTTCAGGCTGTGTCTCGAAGGATGCAGATACACCTTTGCCAGAATCGAAAGTTAATGTAAAAACGGATAAAGAAACAGAGGAAGATAAAACAATACAAACGCCAATCCCGGCAGATCCTGAATTTGATCAGGTGAAGAATCCGAAGGAAGACCGTGTCATCATGTCGGAAGATGAAATCAACCGCATGGTCTCTAAATTTCCGGATGATGGTCTTTACTATGGCTCTGCCGACGGACGCTGGGGAGAAATTTCAGTAGCAGTAAAAATAGAGAACGGATTAATTACCAACATCGCTGTGGATCAGTATGAAACCAAGGGGATTGGGGATGTTGCCTGCGATGAAATTGGGAAACGAATGATTGAATCGCAGTCCACAGAAGTGGATATCTTAGGCGGTGCGACGATCAGTTCTAATGCCATGATTAACGCGGTTAACCAAGCGTTGTCGTTGGAGGGGAAATAA